Part of the Mytilus trossulus isolate FHL-02 chromosome 2, PNRI_Mtr1.1.1.hap1, whole genome shotgun sequence genome is shown below.
TATCTATGTGTTCTGGCTGTCGACCGATGACCTCGGTCATATTAGTATTGCATCTTTATAAACAAGGAACAGTTACATCATAATACGGGAAAAAAGAGAACATGAGGATACTTCTAATTGTATATGGTATTAATGCATTACTTCTcataaagtataaatatatattataccgGCATGTTGTATGCATATTAACTATAACATCCattcgaaataaatatttgtttgtgttctCATGTAGACAgaagttatatttttacttgttatGTACCATGGATAACATATAATGGGATGACATAACATCAATTAAGgtaggtttttaattttaaagttattgttgtttaatttctaatttacttttattaggAGGGATGGTGGAGTATTGTGAACTTTATTATTGTTGTTGATGAAATGAACGCGGATGTTGCCACTTCCACTTTAGACACAATCATCTGGCGAATGACGTTGTGTGGCATagttgatagatttttcatataaacTTGAATTTGAGCTTCTTTAATGATTAAatcagttcaattttttttcataatctaATTGAATCGACTGAAGTAGATACAAGATACTTAAgtgttaaaaaatttcaaaaatctttcATTAGATGTACTATAAATATTTAGTCAAATCTATCCTTTAAcggacttttaaaaaaaagtagaaagaattgattttattttttataatgttgatAGATTTTCACTTAATacaagtttattatatattttaataggtAGTTACAATGTAGGATATCTCTATAGATACGATAGCGTTATGTTCTAGACCAAATAGGCTACTGTTAACTTCTTCAGTAACAAACATTTGTAAACTGCCTAAATGCTAGGATCACAaacttttccatttttttttttttatttcagatgagTAATTCTGATATAACGTGTACATTATGTTCAAAGAGAAACATAAGTAATATTGCAATCGTGTTATGTGCCGTGTGTGAGGAAAGATTTTGCATTTTGTGCAATGAAGTTCACAAATATTTAAAGACCAGCAGCAGCCATGAAGTCACAACATTAGATGTGCATAAACATTTACCAACATTTATTTCGTCCTTGAAGCAGACATGTGACAGTCACGGGGAACATTTCACATTGTACTGTCCTACTCACATGGAGCCATGTTGTTACAAGTgtacaacaacaaaacacaagACATGTCATGGATTTCAAACGCTAGACAGTTTAATAAAACACTCATCGACacagtttcaaaatttagaatgtaCGATTGATGAATTAAGCATTAACATTGAAAAAGTCTTCAACAATCGAAAAGGAGCATTGAAAACTTTAgatgataaaattttgaatatagcAAATGATATAAAGACGACGGCGGAGAAAATCCGAGAAAAACTTGACAGCAACGAAAAAAGCATCCTCCATCAGCTGTCGGTTGTTCATTCGAAGTATAAGAATAATTTTGAGATTATGGTTGGTGAACTTCAaggaaaaaaagttgaaataaaattgatacagaaaaatatcaaagaaatgaGAGACTTCGCTTCAGACTATCAGATTTTTCTTGGTTCTCataaaatcaattcaaaacttgaaaaagaaatgaacagtttaagtaaatattttgaaaatgatcaCAAATTACGACAAAGGAATGTATGTTTAAAGTTTACACCAGGTCAAGTTTTCCATCAGGACAGATTTCTAGGAACGTTAGAAGTAGAGGAGGTCGAGTGTGAAATTCCTTTTACCAAAAATGCGAGTTTTGAGACAAAACTACCGCTGAATGTGTTTCATGACATTGATTCCGTTCAAATTCGAACAAATTCGCAATCTAGGATAAAAGAAGGTTCCGCGACTAGAAATCTAGCAGGTTGCACATTCCTAGAAAATGACCAAATGTTGTTAACCGATTGGAGTGAGAACAAGGAGCTCTTAGTTTTTGATGAACATGGAAACATATTGAGAAATATCATTCTGGATAAAAGAGCATTTGATGTAGTTTATATCGGTAATGGCTGTATTGCGATGACATTTCCAGACACGAAACAAGTCGctgttttgaatttgaaatctAAACAGGAGAAACTTCACGTTACGTTTGAAAACCGAGTCTGGGGTATCACATATTCCgagaataaattatttgttcgAGAATATTCCGTTGGGATTCATTGTCTAGATTTAACCGGAGCTATTCACAAAACAATTCCGGTACATGGTTATATCACACATATTACTAGTCTAGGCGGGAAGCTGTATTACACGGAACATACCCCTGATGTTATACATTGTTGTGATTTTAACGGGACAGAATTATGGCATTTGCCCCTGGTTGGTCATGGAGCACCAAAAGGAATCGCAGTTGGAAAATATGGTTTTCTATTCGTTGTtttagaaaatgaaagaaaacttTTAGTTGTTTCACCAGACGGAACACATCATAGGGAACTATTGAATGAAGAAAACGGTCTACACGAACCACATGCAATCAACTATGACTTGAAAAGAAATAAGCTACTTTTAGTTAAAGACAAAACTAGGATGGCAGAGATATATGATGTCTTGTATTGATTTCATCAAATTCTCATTCTTAGGGTTCTGTCctgataaaatattgaattgtcaATAAAGATTAAGACGAGAAAAGATGAAATTAATGAATTCATGACATGATATACGCACACTAAACGAGAGCAGACGTCCTATGATGTATAAATCATTATtgattattattgtttaaaattgataattacgattgacttatcatagataccaagttttaaaaaaaattatgcaatacGCGCacttcgtctacaaaagactcatcagtgacgctcacatgAACAATTTTAAATACTAGTAACATATTTCACCCTAGCACTATTCAATTCAATACTATGGGGTAATTAGACGAAATGGATAAGATACATACCGGTAGACAAATGTCAATGGTTACAGAAAAGATAACactagattttttttagtttgaaatcattgtttcccccaccttagttgCAATATACTAAATCAGTTCACCAGCATATGGCATATTTCCCAATctattcggtattcaagagcttgcagctgctactcagactttataaattgttatcacTGTCTGAGTGGAAAGTTAGAGAACCAACTAGTCAAACTATGTCAAAGAACATCTcgtaatttttctaaaaaggtTTAAACCGAATGGTGCCAAGACCTTGTTCATAGTGGTCCGTGTCGATTTCACATGTGAACAACGATGGTcttaagattttgatttttggtaacatgttatagtattcttgtatttgtctttatgaatattacttttaatgtttagtctgtttttggtgatatccgtttgacgtggttCTTTACTTATACGTCCCGTCTATGTgttggttttttgttgttgtttttttttgccctgattacattttatattcttgtctttcgtttttgcTAATGTGTCTTGTCAATATGCCTTAATGGTTTCGTTGTTACAAATGACGTGGctttgtacttatacatccgTCATTGCTATTTTGCtattgtaaagttttgttttgttgtcttTCGTTTTTACTAGTGTGTTATAtccctttttgtgtttcttagttatgttattgattttttttgtggtgATTGAGgttttaacacaatgttgacagCTGTGCCCCCATATGTGACATTTTTGCCTgtatatgtctgtttattttgttcacacatccCAGTcgatataatggaattttatgcaactgtcatacaagtgagggcattagctagctataaaacaaggtttaacccaccatttcAATCTTTACATTTCCTGTAAGAAGTCATGAATATGGAGGTTGTTATCAAATAGATATGACATTTGAACACtggtatactgctgttgcctttatttgtggATTGAAATTCTTCTTCGGACCAAATTTC
Proteins encoded:
- the LOC134705520 gene encoding uncharacterized protein LOC134705520; this translates as MSNSDITCTLCSKRNISNIAIVLCAVCEERFCILCNEVHKYLKTSSSHEVTTLDVHKHLPTFISSLKQTCDSHGEHFTLYCPTHMEPCCYKCTTTKHKTCHGFQTLDSLIKHSSTQFQNLECTIDELSINIEKVFNNRKGALKTLDDKILNIANDIKTTAEKIREKLDSNEKSILHQLSVVHSKYKNNFEIMVGELQGKKVEIKLIQKNIKEMRDFASDYQIFLGSHKINSKLEKEMNSLSKYFENDHKLRQRNVCLKFTPGQVFHQDRFLGTLEVEEVECEIPFTKNASFETKLPLNVFHDIDSVQIRTNSQSRIKEGSATRNLAGCTFLENDQMLLTDWSENKELLVFDEHGNILRNIILDKRAFDVVYIGNGCIAMTFPDTKQVAVLNLKSKQEKLHVTFENRVWGITYSENKLFVREYSVGIHCLDLTGAIHKTIPVHGYITHITSLGGKLYYTEHTPDVIHCCDFNGTELWHLPLVGHGAPKGIAVGKYGFLFVVLENERKLLVVSPDGTHHRELLNEENGLHEPHAINYDLKRNKLLLVKDKTRMAEIYDVLY